The sequence TGGTGCCGATGAAGCGCGTCGGTAGCGCAGATGAAATCGCCAACGCCATCGTCTGGCTGATCTCGGACGAGGCGTCCTATGTCACCGCAGCCATTCTCGATGTGTCCGGCGGACGCTGACGCGCCGCGCGGACGCTGACACATCCTCATCACGCTAAACTCACGGGACCTTCTCTCATGGCTACCTACGATCTCGTCGTCATCGGCACCGGACCGGGCGGTTATGTCTGCGCGGTGCGCGCCAGCCAGCTCGGCATGAAGGTCGCCGTGATCGAAAAGAACGCCACGCTCGGCGGCACCTGCCTCAATGTCGGCTGCATGCCGTCCAAGGCGCTGCTGCACGCCTCCGAGATGTTCGAGGAAGCCGGGCACTCGTTCGCCAAGATGGGCGTCTCCGTTTCCGCGCCGAAGCTCGATCTGCCGGCGATGATGAACTTCAAGCAGCAGGGCATCGACGGCAACGTCAAGGGCGTCGAGTTCCTGATGAAGAAGAACAAGATCGACGTGCTCAAGGGTACCGGCAAGATTTTGGGCACCGGCAAGGTCGAAGTCTCCGCCGATGGCAAGTCGCAGGTCGTCGAGACCAGGAACATCGTGATCGCGACGGGCTCGGACATCGCGCGTCTCAAGGGCATCGAGATCGACGAAAAGCGCATCGTCTCCTCGACCGGCGCGCTGTCGCTGGACAAGGTGCCCGGCAAGCTCCTCATCGTCGGCGCCGGCGTGATCGGCCTCGAGCTCGGCTCGGTCTGGCATCGCTTGGGCGCCGACGTCGTCGTTGTCGAATTTTTGGACCGTATCCTGCCCGGCATGGATGGCGAGATCGCCAGGCAGTTCCAGCGTATTCTGGAAAAGCAGGGCTTTTCGTTCAAGCTCGGCGCCAAGGTCACGGCCGTCGATACCTCAGGCAAGACGCTGAAGGCGACGGTCGAGCCTGCCGCCGGTGGCACTGCCGAGACGCTGGAAGCCGACGTCGTGCTCGTCTGCATCGGCCGCGTGCCGTACACCGACGGTCTTGGCCTCAAGGAAGCCGGTGTCGCGCTCGACAATCGCGGCCGCGTCCAGATCGATCCGCATTTCGCCACCAGCCTTAGGGGCGTCTATGCCATCGGCGACGTCGTCGCCGGTCCCATGCTCGCGCACAAGGCCGAGGATGAAGGCGTGGCCGTTGCGGAGATCATCGCGGGCCAGGCCGGCCACGTGAACTACGACGTTATCCCAGGCGTCGTGTATACCACGCCGGAAGTGTCCTCCGTCGGCAAGACCGAGGAGGAGCTGAAGCAGGCGGGCGTCGCCTACACCGTCGGCAAGTTTCCCTTTACCGCCAACGGCCGTTCCAAGGTCAACCAGACCACTGATGGCTTTGTGAAGATTCTCGCAGATGCGAAGACCGATCGCGTGCTCGGCGTGCACATTGTCGGCATCGAGGCCGGCGAAATGATCCACGAAGCCTGCGTCCTCATGGAATTCGGCGGCAGTGCAGAAGATCTCGCCCGCACCTGCCACGCGCATCCGACCCGCTCCGAGGCCATTAAGGAAGCCGCGCTTGCGGTGGGCAAGCGGGCCATCCATATGTAGCTACGCGCCCAGCGCCGAATCGGGCGGGAAACATATGCTGCGCCGCCTTCTTCAACCGGTCTGGGTCCTGCTGGCGATCATCTTCCTGATCGAAGCCTGGCTGTGGGACCATCTCGAGCCGATCGTTGCAAAGGTCGTCGCAGCCATTCCGCTCGCGCGCTTCAAGCAATGGCTCACGGAGCGCGTCGATGCGCTGCCTCCGGCCATGACGCTGATCGTGTTCGTGGTGCCGATCATCCCGCTGTTTCCGCTCAAGCTGATCGGGCTGTATTTGCTCACCCATGAATACTGGCTGACCGGCGTATCCACGTTCCTGTTCGCAAAGCTGCTCGGCGTCGGCGTCACCGCCTTCGTGTTCGACGTCACCCGCGACAAGCTCTTGGAGATGCGCTGGTTCGAGCGGCTGTATGAGCTCGTCTTGAAGCTGCGTGCAAAGGCGCACCTGCTGGTCGACCCGGTCAAGCAGCGGATCAGGGAGCTGATCAGCGGTAATGGCGAAGGCTGGTCCGCCCGCACGCTGCGCTTGATCCAGCGTTTCAGAAAGAGCGTGCACGAGGCGCGCTGAGCGTCCGCCGCAGACTCGCTTTCGCCACACACTCGCCGTCATCGCCCGGCTTGACCGGGCGATCCAGGGCGGCTTCAACCGCTCGTCGCAACACTTCAGCAAAGGAGGTTGCGATGGAGAACTATGTGCGATCAGGTCGGCCCCGAGAGGCGCTACGAAGGCATTACAGACCGTTCTGGGCTGCGATTGCTTCGGGACGATCGAGCGAGGATGCTGCGGTTGAGGCCGGGGTGTCGCCGGCGATCGGAGTACGCTGGTTCCGGAGGGCAGGCGGTATGCCGCCAACACATTTATCGCGGTCGTCCAAGCCTGCATCGGAGCGCTACCTCTCGTTCGCGGAACGTGAGGAGATTGCCATCTTGCGTGCACAGGGTCATGGGGTGCGAGCGATCGCTCGTCGGC comes from Bradyrhizobium diazoefficiens and encodes:
- the lpdA gene encoding dihydrolipoyl dehydrogenase, yielding MATYDLVVIGTGPGGYVCAVRASQLGMKVAVIEKNATLGGTCLNVGCMPSKALLHASEMFEEAGHSFAKMGVSVSAPKLDLPAMMNFKQQGIDGNVKGVEFLMKKNKIDVLKGTGKILGTGKVEVSADGKSQVVETRNIVIATGSDIARLKGIEIDEKRIVSSTGALSLDKVPGKLLIVGAGVIGLELGSVWHRLGADVVVVEFLDRILPGMDGEIARQFQRILEKQGFSFKLGAKVTAVDTSGKTLKATVEPAAGGTAETLEADVVLVCIGRVPYTDGLGLKEAGVALDNRGRVQIDPHFATSLRGVYAIGDVVAGPMLAHKAEDEGVAVAEIIAGQAGHVNYDVIPGVVYTTPEVSSVGKTEEELKQAGVAYTVGKFPFTANGRSKVNQTTDGFVKILADAKTDRVLGVHIVGIEAGEMIHEACVLMEFGGSAEDLARTCHAHPTRSEAIKEAALAVGKRAIHM